A stretch of Amblyraja radiata isolate CabotCenter1 chromosome 6, sAmbRad1.1.pri, whole genome shotgun sequence DNA encodes these proteins:
- the eef1akmt1 gene encoding EEF1A lysine methyltransferase 1, with the protein MNDSDDDDTQLSAHTLAALQEFYLDQQKKQCAESVEEDWQLSQFWYSDETAQRLAQEAIEAAGSGGRIACISVPSVYQKLKQLWNEEFSTILLEYDKRFSIYGKEFFFYDYNNPLNLHEDLQPHSCDLVITDPPYLSDECLSKVALTVKYLTKGKILLCTGAVMEDLAAKLLSVKMCTFLPKHNRNLANRFCCYTNYTSGLDIPN; encoded by the exons ATGAACGACAGTGATGATGACGATACACAATTGTCAGCCCATACTTTGGCTGCCCTGCAGGAGTTCTATCTGGATCAGCAGAAGAAGCAATGTGCAGAATCTGTAGAGGAGGACTGG CAATTGAGCCAATTTTGGTACAGTGATGAAACTGCACAACGACTAGCCCAAGAGGCAATTGAAGCTGCAGGAAGTGGGGGCAG AATCGCTTGCATCAGTGTCCCAAGTGTCTATCAGAAACTGAAACAACTTTGGAATGAAGAATTCTCTACCATATTGTTGGAATACGACAAGCGCTTTTCTATTTATGGAAAGGAATTTTTTTTCTATGACTATAACAATCCTCTTAATTTGCACGAGGATCTCCAGCCACACAGTTGTGATTTAGTGATCACCGATCCACCATACCTCTCAGATGAATGTCTCAGCAAGGTAGCACTAACAGTCAAATATCTGACAAAAGGAAAGATTCTTCTTTGTACTG GTGCAGTCATGGAAGACCTGGCAGCTAAGTTACTTTCTGTGAAAATGTGTACATTTCTCCCCAAACACAATAGGAATTTAGCAAATCGATTTTGCTGTTACACAAACTATACTTCAGGATTAGATATACCCAATTAA